In the Actinomycetota bacterium genome, one interval contains:
- a CDS encoding 3-isopropylmalate dehydratase large subunit (catalyzes the isomerization between 2-isopropylmalate and 3-isopropylmalate in leucine biosynthesis), producing the protein MARPMTITEKILAAHAGLPEVEPGQLVECKLDLVLANDVTAPIAIKEFGKVGVERVFDPARIALVPDHYTPNKDIKSAEQAKMMREFARAQEITHYWEIGCMGVEHALLPEQGVVVPGDVIIGADSHTCTYGALGAFATGVGSTDAAVGMATGEAWFKVPASLKFNVEGESGPWVSAKDVILHVIGMIGVDGALYQAMEFTGSAIRALDMDGRMTICNMAIEAGGKSGIIEVDDVTRAYVAGRAEREPVEYHSDADAAYARVY; encoded by the coding sequence ATGGCACGCCCGATGACGATCACCGAGAAGATCCTGGCCGCCCACGCCGGCCTGCCCGAGGTCGAGCCCGGGCAGCTCGTCGAGTGCAAGCTGGACCTCGTGCTCGCCAACGACGTGACCGCGCCCATCGCCATCAAGGAGTTCGGCAAGGTCGGGGTGGAGCGCGTCTTCGACCCCGCGCGCATCGCGCTGGTGCCGGACCACTACACGCCGAACAAGGACATCAAGTCCGCCGAGCAGGCCAAGATGATGCGCGAGTTCGCCCGTGCGCAGGAGATCACGCACTACTGGGAGATCGGCTGCATGGGCGTCGAGCACGCGCTCCTGCCGGAGCAGGGCGTCGTGGTGCCCGGCGACGTGATCATCGGCGCGGACTCGCACACCTGCACCTACGGCGCGCTGGGCGCGTTCGCCACGGGCGTGGGCTCGACCGACGCCGCCGTGGGCATGGCGACCGGTGAGGCGTGGTTCAAGGTGCCCGCCTCGCTGAAGTTCAACGTCGAGGGCGAGTCGGGGCCGTGGGTCTCCGCCAAGGACGTCATCCTGCACGTCATCGGCATGATCGGCGTCGACGGCGCGCTCTACCAGGCGATGGAGTTCACCGGCTCCGCGATCCGCGCCTTGGACATGGACGGCCGCATGACGATCTGCAACATGGCGATCGAGGCCGGCGGCAAGAGCGGCATCATCGAGGTCGACGACGTCACGCGGGCGTACGTGGCCGGCCGCGCCGAGCGCGAGCCGGTGGAGTACCACTCGGACGCCGACGCCGCCTACGCGCGGGTCTACGA
- a CDS encoding glycosyltransferase: MTTAKGGSAPSLRTVCWVVPAYDEAASIADLVHRIAEVSEGAGWRWRLIVVDDGSSDGTGDLARDAGAGRAEVLVNQPNLGLGRTIRRGLRAAAESLGPGDVIVTLDADLTQDPVYASALLALLDEGADVAIASRYRRGSSVEGLSVFRHVLSFGAGALMTLLRPIRGVRDYSCGFRAYRAEVVRDAFERWGDDFIREDGFGCMVEIAERLRETAVFAEAPFTLRYDLKRRGSAIPVLRTIAAYGRVLRRVSKEGHSAAPIGMLALAFVAVMLGAVGQAFLRAGAGGVDASGVVETLAIALRDPRVIGGFLAYGFSTVLWLVVLSRLDLSVAYPIGAWGYVVVTIAAVIAGEQVPPSRWAGVALIVLGILLVGWLGVAPQLERAKGASAR, encoded by the coding sequence ATGACCACCGCGAAGGGCGGGTCGGCCCCGTCGCTCCGCACCGTGTGCTGGGTGGTGCCTGCCTACGACGAGGCGGCCTCGATCGCCGACCTGGTGCATCGGATCGCCGAGGTCTCGGAGGGCGCCGGCTGGCGGTGGCGGCTCATCGTGGTGGATGACGGAAGCTCGGATGGCACCGGCGACCTCGCCCGCGACGCAGGCGCAGGGAGGGCCGAGGTGCTCGTGAACCAGCCGAACCTGGGCCTGGGGCGCACCATCCGGCGAGGCCTGCGCGCGGCGGCCGAGTCGCTGGGTCCCGGCGACGTCATCGTGACCCTCGACGCCGACCTGACGCAGGACCCGGTCTACGCATCCGCACTGCTCGCACTGCTCGACGAGGGCGCGGACGTCGCCATCGCGTCTCGCTACCGGAGAGGTTCGAGTGTCGAGGGTCTCTCGGTCTTCCGACACGTCCTGAGCTTCGGAGCGGGCGCTCTCATGACGCTGCTGCGCCCCATCCGCGGCGTGCGCGACTACAGCTGCGGCTTCCGTGCCTACCGGGCGGAGGTGGTCCGGGACGCGTTCGAGCGATGGGGTGACGACTTCATCCGCGAGGACGGGTTCGGGTGCATGGTCGAGATCGCCGAGCGGCTGCGCGAGACGGCCGTCTTCGCCGAGGCGCCGTTCACGCTGCGCTACGACCTGAAGCGCCGGGGCTCGGCGATACCCGTACTCAGGACGATCGCTGCGTACGGTCGCGTGCTGCGGCGCGTCTCGAAGGAAGGGCACTCCGCAGCCCCGATCGGGATGCTCGCCCTCGCGTTCGTCGCCGTGATGCTCGGTGCGGTCGGGCAGGCGTTCCTGCGCGCGGGCGCGGGCGGGGTGGACGCGAGTGGCGTGGTCGAAACGCTGGCGATCGCGCTGCGCGACCCGCGCGTGATCGGCGGCTTCCTCGCATACGGGTTCTCGACGGTGCTGTGGCTCGTCGTGCTGTCGCGGCTCGACCTCTCGGTCGCCTATCCGATCGGCGCCTGGGGCTACGTGGTCGTCACGATCGCCGCGGTCATCGCGGGCGAGCAGGTACCTCCTTCGAGATGGGCCGGCGTGGCGCTCATCGTGCTCGGGATCCTACTCGTCGGCTGGCTCGGGGTGGCTCCGCAGCTCGAGCGGGCGAAAGGGGCGAGCGCCAGGTGA